The segment GCATTTTACGATCTGCTACATAGTCATCTACTGCATCCATTGCAGCATCTATTGCTTCTTGTGATAGGTTTTCTGGTAGTTTTACATCTGAATCTAGTTCTATTTTTATATCTAAATCAAAGCTATCTTCATGTTTATCTAGATCTATTTTTATTTCTATATCTTCGAAGTCTTTTTTATTTACATTTTTTAGTATATGA is part of the Methanosphaera cuniculi genome and harbors:
- a CDS encoding DUF3194 domain-containing protein, which codes for MKKLNDTEVDEIIDLAYNTASNHILKNVNKKDFEDIEIKIDLDKHEDSFDLDIKIELDSDVKLPENLSQEAIDAAMDAVDDYVADRKMRLNDY